A stretch of Cryptococcus neoformans var. neoformans JEC21 chromosome 10 sequence DNA encodes these proteins:
- a CDS encoding 60s ribosomal protein l20 (yl17), putative yields MARFTEYSVVGRTLPTEADPAPKLYRMRIFAPNEVVAKSRYWYYLRQLKKAKKAHGEIVALNVIHEKKPLKVKNFAIWLRYDSRSGTHNMVKEFRALSRAEAVESMYQDMAARHRARFRNVQILRVAEVEKKDDIRRPYIKQLLEPGLKFPLPHRRTKSKAWFAANRPSTWA; encoded by the exons ATGGCTCGTTTCACCGAGTACTCTGTTGTGGGCCGAACCCTCCCTACCGAGGCGGACCCTGCTCCCAAGCTCTA CCGCATGAGGATCTTCGCCCCCAACGAGGTCGTCGCCAAGTCCCGATACTGGTACTACCTTCGTcagttgaagaaggccaagaaggctCACGGTGAGATCGTTGCCCTCAACGTC ATCCACGAGAAGAAGCCCCTTAAGGTTAAGAACTTCGCTATCTGGCTCCGATACGACTCTCGATCTGGTACCCACAAC ATGGTTAAGGAGTTCCGTGCTCTTTCCCGTGCCGAGGCCGTCGAGTCTATGTACCAGGACATGGCTGCCCGACACCGTGCCCGATTCAGGAATGTTCAGATCCTCCGTGTTgctgaggttgagaagaaggacgacaTCAGGAGGCCTTACATCAAGCAGCTCCTCGAGCCCGGACTCAAgttccctcttccccaccGAAGGACCAAGTCCAAGGCTTGGTTCGCCGCCAACAGGCCT TCTACCTGGGCTTAA
- a CDS encoding expressed protein, whose translation MPSLLTRIEGWEEIEEPMLHQAMGRDTIALAPQTTPLESDRWMVIVNVVILCLTVLGAGMILSSMAINEFVFSRPGTTRTRIVQALIVSDLLLGIIGLISSGLTLTGDGHLMSHGTTSCSGLGFMLTAILWSEHLWTLLLAFATYMILTNPLHSMTLWLEKKWFYFYIIVWVIAIIMGLIGYEVYGFYPAGGICFYGNNTGLYAELIQFIPRAIVCLTITVLYSRLIVFLRRPDKIRVKSGSTTGYSDEIISDTRQRSGLLPFTNPFRRNCASTGNPPQGNQNAAIATVSGETSESSQPVESIKDKDARPISAFARKSWSLPTSPTSLPENMADLPPWERIELPAFQIDGEKFGGPATAVGGSSSLWSGWKGLGGRKRPSTGSSMISPQLQEAPRFGSISSSASVDDGTVSPRGVAGKLKVSAQTLVAPRMEIIGSEEVPTAPRDHLSSISPLPEDVTDDVSRNRHRKASNSGTMVDLSWCTHKMPSHGSFTPSNLPSSDKLSTLENHRPSVATVVDSIESIRASKKLLVSSIAFDDDASIPAVEQLPTAQPQPTRPPSPIFSQSAPSSRPHSPSQPRTTLFSNPKSLHSRQHTLSGPDVGTSSAPAALDEDDLDEELDLMKMLAATPPKADDRFALPPGEQYELVPESMSSYLNRKTAMLMLWFPLGYLLLFSVSFVRIIYDFCGNPPHALRAISRWFILAQGLLDAIIYGVVEWHTKRVVRKRVRRGTFSPHHSSTGSRVVNSTARVVNSITSRMTHSRGNGSGSGLGTGSAINCENLPGDNDRVSYQAGQTRSGLHGGHVTNVNSGLGTRPRNGEELVSDEKQKSGNGEVPSKKT comes from the exons ATGCCGAGTCTGTTGACTCGGATagagggatgggaagagatcGAAGAGCCAATGCTGCATCAGGCAATGGGGCGAGATACGATTGCGTTAGCACCACAAACAACCCCATTAGAATCTGATCGGTGGATGGTTATTGTGAATGTCGTTATACTA TGTTTGACTGTACTTGGTGCTGGGATGATACTTTCGTCCATGGCGATCAATGAGTTTGTTTTTTCACGACCAGGTACAACACGTACACGCATCGTCCAAGCATTAATCGTCAgcgatcttcttcttgg GATCATCGgcctcatctcctccggTCTCACCCTCACTGGTGATGGCCATTTGATGTCTCATGGAACAACCTCTTGCTCGGGCCTGGGTTTTATGCTCACTGCCATTTTATGGTCTG AGCATCTATGGACACTTTTACTTGCATTTGCTACTTACATGATCTTGACCAAT CCTTTACACTCCATGACCTTATGGCTAGAAAAAAAGTGGTTTTATTTTTATATAATCG TTTGGGTCATAGCTATAATCATGGGTTTGATTGGTTACGAAGTATATGGCTTTTACCCTG CTGGAGGGATTTGTTTTTATGGAAACAACACTGGGCTTTACGCGGAACTCATCCAGTTCATCCCTAG AGCAATTGTCTGCTTGACCATAACTGTTCTCTACTCTCGTCTCATTGTCTTTCTCCGCAGACCTGACAAAATTCGGGTCAAATCCGGCTCCACCACCGGATATTCGGACGAAATCATTTCTGATACACGACAACGTTCTGGGCTGTTGCCCTTCACAAATCCTTTCAGGCGCAATTGTGCCAGCACCGGCAATCCTCCTCAGGGAAATCAAAATGCCGCCATAGCCACAGTTTCAGGAGAAACCTCGGAAAGTTCTCAACCCGTGGAATCAATAAAGGACAAGGACGCTAGACCTATTTCTGCTTTTGCTAGAAAATCGTGGTCTCTTCCGACTTCGCCAACGTCATTGCCTGAAAACATGGCAGACTTACCGCCCTGGGAGCGGATAGAGCTTCCAGCCTTCCAGATTGATGGTGAGAAATTTGGCGGTCCAGCAACGGCCGTTGGAGGCAGTTCGTCTCTGTGGAGTGGCTGGAAAGGtctgggaggaagaaagcgGCCCTCGACTGGCTCGTCTATGATATCGCCTCAGCTTCAGGAAGCGCCTAGGTTTGGAAGCATATCCTCTAGCGCTAGCGTTGATGACGGGACAGTTAGCCCCAGGGGGGTCGCTGGAAAATTGAAGGTATCGGCCCAAACTTTAGTTGCGCCTCGGATGGAGATAATAGGTTCTGAGGAGGTGCCGACAGCTCCACGCGATCACTTGTCTTCGATATCCCCTTTACCTGAAGACGTAACAGATGATGTTTCCAGAAACCGACATCGAAAGGCTAGTAATTCAGGTACGATGGTTGACCTTTCCTGGTGCACGCACAAGATGCCTTCTCATGGAAGCTTCACTCCGAGCAATTTGCCATCATCTGATAAATTATCGACACTCGAAAATCATCGCCCTTCTGTTGCAACAGTAGTAGATTCGATAGAAAGTATACGGGCGTCAAAAAAATTATTGGTGTCCTCCATAGCATTCGATGACGATGCTTCCATCCCGGCTGTGGAACAACTCCCAACTGCACAACCTCAACCAACGAGACCTCCTTCACCCATATTCTCACAATCcgccccttcttctcgacctCACTCGCCTTCGCAACCTCGTACAACACTCTTCTCTAATCCAAAGTCTCTACACTCTCGGCAGCACACATTATCTGGACCAGATGTAGGAACCAGTTCCGCACCAGCTGCGTTAGACGAAGACGATCTAGATGAGGAGCTGGATCTTATGAAGATGTTAGCTGCTACACCTCCAAAAGCCGATGATAGAtttgcccttcctcccgGTGAACAGTATGAGCTGGTGCCGGAAAGCATGTCAAGCTATCTCAACAGGAAAACCGCCATGTTGATGCTTTGGTTCCCTTTGGGG TACCTTTTGCTTTTCTCTGTGTCTTTTGTTCGCATCATCT ATGATTTCTGTGGCAATCCTCCACATGCTCTGCGCGCCATTTCACGATGGTTCATCTTGGCTCAAGGTCTTCTCGATGCAATCATCTATGGTGTCGTTGAGTGGCA TACTAAGCGGGTAGTTCGCAAGCGAGTACGCCGCGgaaccttctcccctcatcATTCCAGCACCGGATCTAGAGTGGTCAACAGCACAGCACGCGTTGTCAACAGTATAACATCGCGTATGACACACTCTCGCGGAAATGGCTCTGGAAGCGGGCTCGGGACCGGCTCTGCAATAAATTGTGAGAATCTGCCAGGAGATAATGATCGTGTTAGCTACCAAGCAGGACAGACAAGGAGTGGGTTGCATGGGGGACATGTGACGAACGTAAATAGTGGGCTGGGCACAAGACCACGGAATGGAGAGGAATTAGTATCAGATGAAAAGCAGAAATCAGGTAATGGTGAAGTGCCAAGCAAAAAGACCTAA
- a CDS encoding expressed protein, whose amino-acid sequence MSLGSEFQGFKQWKSLEERGISSEVLETLTDESRECLERLANYDSHSVHDFGIVKQAAVLVVLFQREADDKLHVLLTTRAKTLRRHPSQTALPGGKVDPEDRDATHTARREAFEEVNLPLEHPSIHNLTVLEPVMTILPLNAHMKNHIIVIPTVCFLSDTSLLEHLRPSPDEVDAIFTHPLKGCLTGTVEGKDLEGLAEKGSEWWPHKEEFHSIEDRIGTTGGYRMHRFRTKRTPIKGLTSDVLIHAASVAYGSPPAFGQFAPNQPPFSSAISNVVLELPCVIDQSTAASIPGEPPRVLEWGGTEAGIRIISREQYELV is encoded by the exons ATGAGTCTAGGATCAGAATTTCAAGGTTTCAAACAGTGGAAATCGTTAGAAGAACGAGGCATCTCTTCCGAGGTATTGGAGACGCTCACAGATGAGTCCAGGGAATGCTTGGAAAGACTCGCGAATTACGATTCACACTCTGTCCATGA CTTCGGCATAGTGAAGCAGGCAGCTGTTCTGGTTGTCTTGTTCCAAAGAGAGGCCGATGATAAACTGCATGTCTTGTTGACTACCAGGGCTAAGACACTTCG GAGACATCCATCTCAGACT GCGCTTCCAGGTGGAAAGGTGGATCCAGAAGATAGAGATGCAACACATACAGCT agaagagaagcttTTGAAGAGGTCaatcttcccctcgaaCATCCTTCAATACATAACCTGACCGTACTCGAACCTGTAATGACCATCTTGCCTTTAAATGCTCATATGAAGAACCACATCATTGTCATTC CTACCGTGTGCTTCCTCTCTGACACGTCATTGTTGGAACATCTTCGACCAAGTCCAGATGAGGTGGACGCTATCTTCACTCATCCGCTCAAAGGATGTTTGACTGGCACAGTAGAAGGAAAGGACCTTGAGGGGCTGGCagaaaaaggaagtgaATGGTGGCCACATAAAGAGGAATTTCAT TCAATCGAGGATAGAATAGGA ACTACCGGGGGCTACCGAATGCAT CGTTTTAGGACGAAAAGGACACCTATAAAGGGGCTAACATCAGATGT GTTGATTCATGCGGCATCTGTAGCTTATGGATCTCCTCCGGCCTTTGGACAGTTTGCTCCCAATCAACCTCCATTTTCGAGCGCCATCTCAAATGTCGTCTTGGAGTTGCCTTGCGTCATTGACCAGAGCACTGCGGCGTCAATCCCGGGTGAACCCCCTAGGGTCCTCGAGTGGGGAGGTACCGAGGCTGGTATACGGATCATCAGCCGAGAACAGTACGAGTTAGTTTAG
- a CDS encoding DNA repair protein RAD5, putative — MASINGTSSSPVASTANGKGSQPHTSNNTSMQPPSLRSQASIDLTGDDSSGEEVVETPRLGESSIIRSPEASGTMFSFAQNAQAPQSDSPSASLHAPSSSRLPFTIDQRPSAFNSDGIAYARSGTQSPSVSASFGTMPAGQNLAGFGQYASQPSVSGWTPGGSSSHHVNGDDSTSAFYANGTDASSAIDLTSRNIPSPPSIDEKKPLCIGSLRSNALMLYPCPAVVVGAQPPPGSKERYDLVVYRGVEFLKVKLKYRAAGTLSRKDDPTSVLQRDTIQVLTPSLTTYVGDLDSRVAVHLANLMSRGLCRLEGFVPRLHPDAPQFQVRVDVLVFTLPSNVQYIANFLVGYSLFLLDPVPPYDPSRHSDHPSYQNGHGSGEAAMQLLAYAQRRAMGAPGNAGSEFVFSDKEREKATQVEVQRKQVDEVFKSLDNGTELEQSDPGPLIKTDLFPHQRKALTFFLAREQDSSCLKQCKKAAKKALRKKRGHTADAEAEEEKTKGKEKKRDEEDGGNSLWEPVKDDRGKVRSWKNKITGEDFRGKKGKPAESKGALLADDMGLGKTLSVVSLIAATRSSAREYARTKLESTISTNEASDEESDIKAGDFKTKIFGMPSIDEQIAADTANKKRKRDDDLFKNLSARRSRITTRSKATLLITPMSTIANWEDQIKEHWNGPVEIVGGASGMMPPKKIERKWKPPKGKGQESSEDDDLENFDLLRVYIYHGPSRRPDPKFISEFDVVITSYNTLANEFSKQNGAYDTETNTPGETANNSGDEGAENKKVADSEIKPAEVAALMKSGKKGKGKARSGDQTSPLQAIDWFRVVLDEAHYIKTASTVASQAACYLEADRRIALSGTPIQNKIEDVWALFKFLRISPVDDKDVFTSYVSSPCKYGEQIGIARLQLVMRCCTLRRTKESTDEDGSKILNLPPRSERQMWLTLRDDERKIYDERANKAKDKFGELKANNEVSKMYVNMLQEVLRLRQICNHVDLAMEGPVEEDYDGTIMDYEVAVQGIERNGLTQPRAVAVVCSMKEGEGATCTSCGLDFGDWFPWVGLGGVEEEKEKPKVKKMPTKPLLTKCLHLYCLVCFKAQIYPEYSKRMKGTLARSCHCCNTMIRLPSDVIEVIPPDSADASEQAVAEQAPPKRAARKKYIRPPGEKLNLSTKMQFLHDELLRFSKKNPHSAHYDPFSLEQDDVEEMDAEGKPVVTKSIVFSQWTTMLDRIADMLDETNIRYARLDGTMTRDERSKAIDALKFKKNVEVLLVSTRAGGVGLNLTVASRCYLVDPYWNPSVESQAIDRIHRMGQTRPVVAIKLMIKDSIEEKLDKIQKKKAELAQLSLKNMSRKELMAQKSEELASLFN, encoded by the exons ATGGCGTCCATCAACGGgacatcctcatcgcccGTCGCGTCGACTGCCAATGGAAAGGGTTCGCAGCCTCACACTTCGAACAATACATCAATGCAACCACCCTCTCTACGAAGCCAGGCCTCGATAGACCTTACTGGAGATGATTCaagtggagaagaagtcgtAGAAACACCTAGACTTGGAGAATCATCCATCATACGGTCTCCCGAAGCCTCAGGCACTATGTTCTCGTTCGCCCAAAACGCACAGGCCCCTCAAAGCGACTCCCCTTCTGCCAGTTTGCACGCTCCATCCTCGAGCAGATTACCTTTCACAATAGATCAACGACCGTCAGCATTCAACAGTGATGGAATCGCGTACGCAAGGTCCGGTACGCAATCTCCATCTGTTTCTGCGTCGTTTGGAACCATGCCAGCTGGTCAAAATTTGGCTGGTTTTGGTCAGTACGCATCGCAGCCTTCTGTGTCGGGATGGACGCCTGGAGGGTCTTCATCGCATCATGTGAATGGCGACGATAGCACCAGTGCCTTTTATGCCAATGGCACAGACGCTTCTTCTGCTATCGACTTGACTAGTCGAAACATACCATCTCCGCCATCCATAGACGAAAAGAAGCCTCTTTGTATCGGATCGCTCAGGTCTAATGCCTTGATGCTGTATCCCTGTCCTGCAGTTGTGGTTGGAGCGCAACCTCCTCCTGGGAGTAAGGAAAGATACGATTTGGTGGTGTATCGAGGCGTTGAGTTCCTAAaggtcaagctcaag TACCGTGCCGCGGGGACTCTTTCCAGGAAGGATGATCCGACGTCTGTCCTACAGCGCGATACCATTCAGGTCCTGACTC CCTCTCTAACCACTTATGTTGGAGACCTCGACTCACGAGTTGCTGTGCACCTTGCAAACCTCATGTCTCGAGGTCTTTGTAGGTTGGAAGGATTTgttcctcgtcttcatccagACGCT CCCCAGTTTCAAGTCCGAGTGGATGTTCTTGTTTTCACACTCCCTTCTAACGTCCAATATATCGCCAATTTCCTCGTAGGCTACagcctctttctccttgaTCCTGTACCTCCTTACGACCCTTCTCGACATTCCGACCACCCATCATACCAGAACGGCCATGGAAGTGGTGAAGCGGCGATGCAGCTTTTGGCATATGCTCAAAGACGAGCGATGGGAGCACCAGGCAATGCGGGATCGGAATTTGTCTTCTCAGACAAGGAACGAGAGAAGGCTACGCAAGTCGAAGTGCAGAGAAAACAGGTTGATGAAGTTTTCAAAAGCTTAGATAACGGGACAGAATTGGAGCAGAGTGATCCAG GCCCCTTAATTAAAACTGATCTTTTCCCTCATCAACGCAAAGCATTAACATTCTTTCTTGCTCGAGAGCAAGACTCTTCCTGTCTGAAACAATGTAAAAAAGCCGCCAAGAAAGCAttaagaaagaagagaggtcATACTGCGGATGCCGAAgccgaggaggaaaagacaaaagggaaggagaagaagagggatgaggaggacggAGGTAATTCTTTGTGGGAACCGGTTAAAGATGACAGGGGCAAGGTCAGGTCATGGAAGAATAAGATCACAGGTGAAGATTTCAGaggcaagaagggaaaaCCTGCGGAGAGCAAGGGAGCTCTGCTAGCTGATGAT ATGGGTCTTGGTAAGACTCTATCCGTCGTGTCTCTCATCGCTGCCACTCGGAGCTCTGCTAGAGAATACGCTAGGACCAAACTCGAATCAACAATTTCTACCAACGAGGCGAGCGACGAAGAATCTGACATCAAGGCCGGTGATTTCAAGACCAAAATCTTTGGGATGCCGTCTATCGATGAGCAAATTGCTGCGGATACTGCCAACAAGAAGCGTAAGCGCGACGATGATCTCTTCAAAAACCTCTCCGCTCGTCGCTCTCGCATCACGACGCGTTCCAAAGCTACTTTGCTCATTACCCCCATGTCGACTATTGCGAACTGGGAGGATCAAATCAAAGAGCACTGGAATGGACCTGTAGAGATTGTTGGTGGAGCTTCGGGAATGATGCCGCCTAAAAAGATTGAACGAAAGTGGAAGCCTCCTAAGGGTAAAGGGCAAGAATCGTCGGAGGACGATGACCTCGAAAACTTTGATCTGCTGCGAGTTTACATTTACCACGGCCCATCACGGCGCCCAGATCCCAAGTTTATTTCTGAATTTGATGTTGTAATTACTTCATACAACACCCTTGCTAACGAGTTCTCCAAGCAAAATGGCGCTTATGATACCGAAACCAACACTCCTGGAGAAACAGCGAATAAcagtggagatgaaggagctgAGAATAAGAAGGTCGCTGATTCAGAGATCAAGCCTGCGGAGGTCGCTGcgttgatgaagagtggcaagaaaggaaaaggtaaAGCCAGGTCAGGCGATCAGACCAGCCCTTTACAGGCTATTGACTGGTTCAGGGTCGTTCTTGACGAAGCTca TTATATCAAAACAGCGTCTACTGTCGCTTCTCAGGCTGCCTGTTATCTTGAAGCCGATCGTCGTATAGCACTCTCGGGTACTCCTATCCAAAACaagattgaagatgtcTGGGCGCTATTTAAGTTCTTACGCATTAGTCCTGTGGACGATAAGGATGTCTTCACATCATACGTTTCCTCTCCCTGCAAGTATGGCGAGCAAATCGGTATAGCAAGGCTACAGCTTGTCATGCGTTGTTGCACTCTTCGTAGAACGAAGGAGTCCACTGACGAAGATGGCTCCAAGATCCTCAATTTGCCCCCTCGAAGCGAACGACAAATGTGGCTCACTCTGCGAGACGACGAACGCAAGATCTACGATGAACGCGCGAACAAAGCCAAAGACAAGTTTGGTGAACTCAAAGCGAACAACGAAGTTAGTAAGATGTACGTCAACATGCTTCAAGAAGTCCTTCGGCTGCGACAGATTTGCAATCATGTTGATCTTGCCATGGAGGGGCcagtggaggaagattaTGATGGTACAATTATGGACTACGAAGTGGCTGTACAAGGTATTGAGCGAAATGGTCTTACCCAACCAAGGGCGGTAGCTGTTGTGTGCTCaatgaaggaaggggagggtgCCACATGCACTTCTTGTGGGCTCGACTTTGGAGATTGGTTCCCTTGGGTGGGTCTGGGTGGTgtcgaagaggaaaaggagaagccCAAAGTGAAAAAAATGCCCACGAAACCTCTTTTGACAAAGTGTCTTCATCTCTATT GTCTAGTATGCTTCAAGGCGCAAATCTACCCAGAATATTCAAAGCGCATGAAAGGCACTCTGGCACGATCGTGTCACTGTTGCAACACAATGATCCGTCTACCGAGCGACGTCATTGAAGTTATCCCTCCAGACTCCGCAGATGCTTCGGAGCAAGCTGTGGCGGAGCAAGCTCCTCCCAAAAGGGCAGCTCGCAAGAAGTATATAAGGCCTCCAGGAGAGAAGCTTAACTTATCGACCAAGATGCAATTCTTACATGACGAATTGCTGCGATTCTCGAAGAAGAACCCACACTCGGCTCATTACGATCCGTTCTCATTGGAACAAGACGACGTAGAGGAAATGGACGCTGAAGGCAAGCCCGTTGTAACCAAAAGCATCGTTTT CTCTCAATGGACTACTATGCTTGATCG GATTGCTGACATGCTTGACGAGACCAACATCCGATACGCTCGATTAGACGGTACTATGACTCGAGATGAACGTTCAAAAGCCATTGATGCTCTCAAGTTCAAGAAAAACGTCGAGGTCCTACTGGTTTCCACGAGAGCTGGTGGTGTCGGATTGAACTTGACCGTCGCATCCAGATGTTACCTTGTGGATCCCTATTGGAATCCATCGGTCGAATCTCAGGCGATTGATCGCATTCATCGAATGGGCCAGACACGGCCGGTCGTTGCAATCAAGCTGATGATCAAGGATTCTATCGAAGAAAAACTCGACAAGatacagaagaagaaggcagagtTGGCTCAGCTATCTTTGAAGAATATGAGCAGGAAAGAGCTCATGGCGCAGAAG TCGGAGGAGCTTGCCAGTTTGTTCAATTGA